A section of the Manduca sexta isolate Smith_Timp_Sample1 unplaced genomic scaffold, JHU_Msex_v1.0 HiC_scaffold_2865, whole genome shotgun sequence genome encodes:
- the LOC119192513 gene encoding integrator complex subunit 9-like, with product MKLYCLSSDASKPCFVLSFKELLIMLDCGLSAHSVLNFLPLPPVPSTRLASLPNYTPPHHNDPLLEGELKECCGRVFVDSIPEFCPPLDKVVDFSQLDVILISNYTCMLALPFITEETGFKGQVYATEPTLQIGRFYLEELSEWVSASGEDSGAAKRWKEAVHVLPPPLADAVRPRAWRRLLAPQHIARALSRVRVVGYDERVDIYGALDATAVSSGFCLGSANWVLRSAHEKVAYVSGSSTLTTHPRPINQAALRGADLLILAALTQTPAHNPDHMLGDLCVHATVTLRGGGSVLCPVYPSGVLYDLLECLSAHLEGAGLAHVPLYVVSPVADSSLAYSNILAEWVSATKQARVYVPEEPFPHAALVRSSRLRHARALHDDALSDFRQPCVLFCGHPSLRFGAAVHMVELWASNPLHAIIFTEPDFPHTEALAPFQPIAMKAFHCPIDTSLNYSQANKLVRELRPRELALPDQYAPPAPASSSAPPPRETSRPHISADVPTLVVRRGAALRAGTRRVAARATLSGSLAARVAARELRAGVRGAPLRASLSLRDSRLELHSPPPGAPGAAPAPPPRLQCAPPDVDALERELVRAGATDARVERGADGCILHLPRHDTLVHVDRLATHVFCEGGADVRQALRRALHACVPHL from the exons ATGAAACTT TACTGCCTAAGTAGCGATGCATCGAAGCCATGCTTCGTGCTGTCCTTCAAGGAGTTGCTGATAATGCTGGATTGTGGTCTGTCAGCACACTCTGTGCTAAATTTTCTACCTTTGCCTCCTGTTCCAAGCACCAGGCTAGCCTCCCTACCGAACTATACACCGCCACATCATAATGATCCACTACTTGAGggg GAACTAAAGGAATGTTGTGGAAGAGTATTTGTGGACAGTATTCCAGAATTTTGTCCTCCTCTGGACAAAGTGGTGGATTTTTCTCAACTGGATGTCATTCTCATCTCCAACTACACTTGTATGTTGGCATTGCCATTTATCACAGAAGAAACTGGATTTAAAGGACAAGTGTATGCAACAGAGCCCACACTGCAGATTGGAAG GTTCTACCTGGAGGAGCTCTCAGAATGGGTGTCAGCGAGTGGCGAGGATAGTGGTGCGGCAAAGCGATGGAAGGAAGCGGTTCACGTCCTCCCGCCGCCGCTGGCAGATGCTGTGCGCCCGCGTGCTTGGCGCCGTCTGCTGGCGCCGCAACACATCGCACGCGCACTTTCCCGCGTGCGTGTCGTCGGCTACGACGAGCGTGTCGACATCTACGGCGCTCTAGACGCCACAGCCGTCAGTTCCGGCTTCTGTCTCGGCTCCGCCAACTGGGTGCTGCGCTCTGCTCACGAGAAAGTCGCGTATGTGAGTGGATCCAGCACGCTGACGACGCACCCGCGGCCTATCAACCAGGCGGCGCTGCGCGGTGCAGACTTGCTTATCTTAGCAGCACTGACGCAAACGCCAGCACACAACCCGGACCACATGCTGGGCGACTTGTGCGTGCACGCTACGGTAACGTTGCGCGGCGGCGGCTCAGTACTATGTCCAGTGTATCCGAGCGGCGTGTTGTACGACTTGCTGGAGTGTCTATCGGCCCACTTAGAAGGCGCAGGTCTTGCGCACGTGCCGCTGTACGTGGTGTCACCGGTGGCGGACTCGTCGCTGGCGTACAGCAACATCCTGGCGGAGTGGGTGTCGGCGACCAAGCAGGCGCGCGTGTACGTGCCGGAGGAGCCGTTCCCGCACGCGGCGCTGGTGCGCTCGTCGCGGCTGCGGCACGCACGCGCTCTACACGACGACGCGCTCAGTGACTTCCGACAACCTTGCGTACTGTTCTGCGGACACCCCAGCCTGCGCTTCGGTGCCGCCGTGCACATGGTGGAGCTCTGGGCCTCCAACCCGCTGCACGCCATTATCTTCACTG AGCCCGACTTCCCGCACACGGAGGCGTTGGCGCCGTTCCAGCCGATAGCCATGAAGGCATTCCACTGCCCGATCGACACGTCGCTGAACTACTCACAGGCCAACAAGCTGGTACGCGAACTGAGGCCGCGTGAACTCGCGCTGCCCGACCAAtacgcgccgcccgcgcccgcttCCTCCTCCGCGCCGCCTCCCAG AGAGACAAGTCGACCGCACATTTCTGCGGACGTGCCCACGCtggtggtgcggcgcggcgcggctcTGCGCGCGGGCACGAGGCGAGTCGCAGCGCGCGCCACACTCAGCGGCTCGCTGGCGGCACGTGTCGCTGCTCGCGAGCTGCGCGCCGGCGTGCGCGGCGCTCCGTTACGCGCCTCCCTCAGTCTGCGCGACAGTCGCCTGGAGCTGCACTCTCCCCCGCCCGGCGCACCGGGTGCTGCGCCCGCGCCTCCACCGCGCTTGCAGTGCGCGCCGCCCGACGTAGACGCATTGGAGCGCGAGCTAGTGCGCGCCGGAGCGACAGACGCCCGCGTGGAGCGCGGCGCGGACGGCTGCATCCTGCACCTGCCGCGCCACGACACGCTCGTGCACGTGGACCGGCTCGCCACGCACGTGTTCTGCGAGGGCGGCGCCGACGTGAGACAGGCGCTGCGCCGCGCGCTACACGCATGCGTGCCACATCTCTAG
- the LOC119192512 gene encoding LOW QUALITY PROTEIN: leucine carboxyl methyltransferase 1-like (The sequence of the model RefSeq protein was modified relative to this genomic sequence to represent the inferred CDS: deleted 1 base in 1 codon) — MDNIISWTAEDEAIIATNTDATECKRCAVELGYWKDDYITYFAKHVDRKAPEINRGYYARVRAMEMFIHQFLERCDTKCQIINLGCGFDTLYWRLKDSTQAVGNFVELDFQAVTSKKSHIIKRNKQLLEKISNEDGEVMIREGDLHSDGYHLVSCDLRCLGEVRRKLAGAGVSPDAPTLVLAECVLVYLRPDAAHALLRHLSSTFPRCALLVYEQCNLGDKFGEVMVRNLSARGCALAGEGYCREPAAQAQRMLSLGFQAARSWDMHTVWRALPEEDRARVEALEMLDERELLLQLNSHYALTVATRGDIFADMDLNA; from the exons AtggataatataatatcatggaCAGCGGAGGACGAGGCCATAATCGCGACTAACACAGACGCTACAGAATGCAAGCGGTGCGCGGTTGAGTTAGGCTACTGGAAGGATGACTACATCACATATTTCGCAAAACATGTGGATAGAAAGGCACCCGAGATCAACCGAGGGTACTACGCGCGTGTCAGAGCTATGGAGATGTTTATCCATCAGTTTTTGGAG AGATGTGACACAAAATGTCAAATTATCAATTTGGGCTGCGGTTTTGACACACTGTACTGGAGGTTGAAGGATAGCACCCAGGCTGTGGGAAACTTTGTCGAGTTAGATTTCCAAGCGGTTACCAGCAAGAAGTCTCATATCATC AAGCGCAACAAGCAGCTGCTTGAGAAAATAAGCAATGAAG ATGGCGAGGTGATGATTCGCGAGGGCGACCTGCACTCGGATGGATACCACCTTGTGAGCTGTGACCTACGCTGCCTGGGCGAGGTACGGCGCAAGCTGGCCGGCGCCGGCGTTTCGCCGGATGCTCCCACACTCGTACTAGCCGAGTGTGTGCTGGTATACTTGCGGCCCGACGCGGCTCACGCCCTCTTGCGTCACTTGTCGTCTACGTTCCCGCGGTGCGCTCTGCTGGTGTACGAGCAGTGCAACCTGGGCGACAAGTTCGGCGAGGTGATGGTGCGCAACCTGAGTGCACGCGGATGTGCGCTGGCCGGCGAGGGGTACTGCCGCGAGCCGGCGGCGCAGGCGCAGCGCATGCTGTCGCTGGGGTTCCAGGCGGCGCGCTCGTGGGACATGCACACGGTGTGGCGCGCGCTGCCCGAGGAGGACCGCGCGCGCGTGGAGGCGCTGGAGATGCTGGACGAGCGCGAGCTGCTGCTGCAGCTGAACTCGCACTACGCGCTGACGGTGGCCACGCGCGGCGACATCTTCGCGGACATGGACCTCAATGCGTAA
- the LOC119192510 gene encoding cytochrome b5-like, whose protein sequence is MALTKFTRSSLESRNTLRDAVIIIDNIVYDVTEFLEEHPGGAEILLDNAGKDASQCFHDVGHSDTAFEWREKFKIGEVVDEDKWEVKPREAYAVQEHDELTLASLLSVWGPPLVMAGISALLYMYLFQ, encoded by the coding sequence ATGGCTCTCACCAAGTTTACGCGCAGCTCGTTGGAATCGCGAAATACCTTACGTGACGCGGTCATCATCATCGACAACATAGTGTACGACGTGACCGAGTTCCTGGAGGAGCATCCCGGTGGAGCGGAGATACTCCTCGACAATGCTGGTAAAGACGCGTCGCAGTGCTTTCACGACGTGGGTCATAGTGACACCGCATTCGAGTGGCGCGAAAAGTTCAAGATTGGCGAGGTGGTGGATGAGGACAAGTGGGAGGTGAAGCCACGCGAGGCGTACGCTGTTCAAGAACACGACGAGCTGACGTTGGCGAGCTTGCTGAGTGTGTGGGGCCCTCCGCTGGTGATGGCCGGGATCTCCGCGCTGCTCTACATGTATCTGTTTCAGTGA